From a region of the Halanaerobium hydrogeniformans genome:
- a CDS encoding N-acetylmuramoyl-L-alanine amidase has protein sequence MSLRCRVIFTAFILLLLPILAFESAAAQNTIYFNNEDITDQISSTVVEGEFLIKATDLADLLDIDYNWHPSLKLLEMETDGVEVKLMANSRFIQIRNNNRNDAIRTEAGLVLIDNQAYIPLAKTIEAFGYLLEFQRDSDELYIFQPDTTINNIEWKEDGNQLNIEMDEISPYRVLQSDDGREIIIEIDKAEVNREFSDNVSNNNFYLRVVNVPDRALLRLVLRSRNPIPFQIDGGVYEYSGEDSDTLALSFLPQLKRVSIGDDNFFNIEATGDIPQADINYLSDSNRVIIDIPSLVIGNYEKDLRDNPLIKDVNVTQHSLDPVILRIEAQLKDNQIMQAVDNSEDRQSSILSFRKGEQSEISNLEYAAGKITFQSQSSINPDNFLLSEPPRLVVNLLNTKRGANIADKLEVDDPLINSIRTARFDNDTVRLVADLHELTGYNWHEEKKNGVYNYTISFQNKFSSIQSSEDEDFQNLAVALTGNPDYEVKKFTHPHRIVIDVENTIDNISELDLPEKGSLIKDIRSSNYVIEDREVTRLVFELDEYYNHRVNESDQGRVINIALSKHDDVLDDIKEMPERLIVVDAGHGGFDPGAIGRAGLEEKEPALAISLKIAELLEAEGQNVLLTRDKDEFLSLQQRVRIANQSGADLFVSIHSNSTNNPEVGGVETYFNHNNTEYSRRFAEKIHDKLSRNLGLVDRGLKNDNFYVIRYTEMPSALVELGFLSNPEEEALLKTDEFRNKAANLIVDGVLDYIRENGGR, from the coding sequence TTGTCTTTAAGATGCAGGGTAATTTTTACAGCATTTATTTTATTATTACTTCCAATTCTTGCTTTTGAATCCGCTGCTGCTCAAAATACTATTTATTTTAATAATGAAGATATTACAGATCAAATTTCTAGTACTGTGGTTGAAGGTGAATTTTTAATTAAAGCTACTGATCTTGCTGATCTCTTGGATATTGATTATAACTGGCACCCTTCACTTAAATTACTGGAAATGGAAACAGATGGGGTAGAAGTTAAATTGATGGCCAACAGCAGATTTATTCAGATTAGAAATAATAATCGAAATGATGCTATTCGGACTGAAGCCGGGCTGGTTTTAATTGATAATCAGGCTTACATACCACTGGCAAAAACAATAGAAGCTTTTGGCTATTTATTGGAATTTCAGCGAGATAGTGATGAATTATATATTTTTCAGCCAGATACTACCATTAATAATATCGAGTGGAAAGAGGATGGTAATCAGTTAAATATTGAAATGGATGAGATCTCTCCTTATCGGGTTTTACAGAGTGATGATGGTAGAGAAATTATAATTGAAATCGATAAAGCTGAGGTCAACCGAGAATTCAGTGATAATGTTTCAAATAACAACTTTTATTTAAGGGTAGTCAATGTTCCAGATCGGGCACTTTTGAGACTCGTTTTGAGAAGTAGAAATCCGATTCCATTTCAAATTGATGGAGGAGTTTATGAATATAGTGGTGAAGATAGTGATACCCTTGCTCTGAGCTTTTTGCCTCAGTTAAAAAGAGTATCTATTGGTGATGACAATTTCTTTAATATAGAAGCTACCGGAGATATACCTCAGGCAGACATCAATTATTTAAGTGATTCTAACCGGGTGATTATTGATATTCCTTCACTTGTAATTGGTAATTATGAAAAGGATCTGCGAGATAATCCCCTAATTAAAGATGTGAATGTCACTCAACATAGCCTGGATCCTGTTATTTTAAGAATAGAAGCCCAACTTAAAGATAATCAAATTATGCAGGCGGTTGATAACAGCGAAGACAGGCAGAGCAGTATTTTGAGCTTTAGAAAAGGTGAGCAGTCAGAAATCAGCAATTTAGAATATGCAGCAGGCAAAATTACTTTTCAATCACAATCTTCTATAAATCCTGACAACTTTTTGTTGTCTGAGCCGCCAAGACTTGTTGTTAATCTCTTGAATACTAAAAGAGGTGCAAATATTGCTGATAAATTAGAGGTTGATGATCCCTTAATAAACAGTATAAGAACTGCTCGTTTTGATAATGATACAGTTAGACTGGTAGCTGATTTACATGAGCTAACTGGCTATAACTGGCATGAAGAAAAGAAAAATGGAGTTTATAATTATACAATTAGCTTTCAAAATAAATTTTCTAGCATACAAAGCAGTGAAGATGAAGATTTTCAAAATCTGGCTGTAGCATTAACAGGTAATCCAGATTATGAAGTTAAAAAATTTACTCATCCTCACCGAATTGTTATTGATGTGGAAAATACTATAGATAATATTTCTGAACTAGATTTGCCAGAAAAGGGTTCTTTAATTAAGGACATTCGAAGCAGTAATTATGTTATAGAAGACAGAGAAGTTACCCGTTTAGTTTTTGAATTAGATGAATATTATAATCATCGGGTAAATGAAAGTGATCAGGGAAGGGTAATCAATATTGCTCTTTCTAAGCATGATGATGTACTTGATGATATTAAAGAAATGCCGGAAAGATTAATTGTTGTTGATGCTGGCCATGGAGGTTTTGATCCTGGAGCAATTGGCAGAGCAGGTTTAGAAGAAAAAGAGCCTGCACTTGCTATTTCATTAAAAATTGCTGAATTATTAGAAGCAGAGGGTCAGAATGTTCTTTTAACCAGAGATAAAGATGAATTTCTTTCTTTACAACAGAGGGTAAGAATTGCCAATCAATCAGGGGCTGATTTATTTGTTAGTATTCATTCTAATTCGACGAACAACCCTGAAGTTGGTGGTGTTGAAACTTATTTCAACCATAACAATACTGAGTACAGTCGCAGATTCGCGGAAAAAATTCATGATAAGTTATCAAGGAATCTTGGTCTTGTAGATCGTGGTCTGAAAAACGATAATTTTTATGTAATAAGATACACAGAAATGCCGTCTGCACTGGTGGAATTAGGTTTTCTATCTAATCCTGAAGAAGAAGCTCTACTTAAAACAGATGAATTTCGAAATAAAGCTGCCAATTTAATTGTTGATGGTGTTCTTGACTATATCAGAGAGAACGGAGGCAGATAA
- a CDS encoding ABC transporter permease produces the protein MQIFFNKIKVISLIILKDLKESLKNRTAIMIILLPLFASLMFSLVSGEQLMRNFNLGISGEGSEEIAAFIDDNFQNFNVNKYSEAEAGRQDTASGNIDAALIYYQDRENIEDRYQIYLDSRDTINFFILRENISQILSSYHRLDQGPQFNFESAAEFEAASAILPVWLTVTITMIGLMLISGSLSEEKDNYTLAALMVTKLKASDIIIAKSLFALVLTLITSVLMGALNGVLVLSFNRLLLSLFIITIASFVFSGLGLIISIFTNSQASARSISTVIYFPIIFPALVADVSPLTQRLALFFPSHYLYRALDKTLVYQGANINLFIEITALTLFALLFYIIIYVYLRKADSFVE, from the coding sequence ATGCAAATTTTTTTTAATAAAATCAAAGTCATTTCATTGATTATTTTAAAAGATCTTAAAGAATCTTTGAAAAATAGAACAGCAATTATGATAATTTTACTACCACTTTTTGCATCTTTAATGTTTTCGCTTGTTAGTGGAGAACAGCTGATGAGAAACTTTAATTTAGGTATTAGTGGTGAAGGTTCAGAAGAAATTGCAGCTTTTATAGATGATAATTTTCAAAATTTTAATGTAAATAAATATTCTGAAGCAGAAGCAGGCAGGCAGGATACAGCTTCAGGTAATATTGATGCAGCTTTAATATATTATCAGGATAGAGAAAATATAGAAGACCGGTATCAAATTTACCTTGACAGCAGGGATACAATTAATTTTTTTATTTTAAGAGAAAATATTTCACAGATTTTAAGTTCATATCATAGACTTGATCAGGGACCTCAATTCAACTTTGAAAGTGCAGCTGAATTTGAAGCAGCAAGTGCTATTTTACCGGTCTGGTTAACTGTAACAATAACGATGATTGGTTTAATGCTTATTTCAGGTTCGCTTTCTGAGGAAAAGGATAACTATACCCTGGCAGCTTTAATGGTTACAAAACTTAAAGCATCTGATATAATAATAGCTAAGAGCCTTTTTGCACTCGTTTTAACTTTAATAACTTCTGTTTTAATGGGAGCTTTAAATGGTGTTTTGGTACTTTCATTTAACCGTTTATTACTTTCACTTTTTATAATAACCATTGCTTCTTTTGTTTTCAGTGGTTTAGGTCTAATAATAAGTATCTTTACAAATTCTCAGGCTTCAGCTAGATCAATTTCTACAGTTATCTATTTTCCTATAATTTTTCCGGCTTTAGTAGCAGATGTATCTCCTTTAACTCAGAGGCTGGCCCTGTTTTTTCCGTCACATTATCTTTATCGGGCTTTAGACAAAACTTTAGTTTATCAAGGAGCAAATATCAATCTTTTTATTGAAATAACAGCATTAACTCTTTTTGCCCTACTATTTTATATTATAATATATGTTTATTTAAGAAAGGCTGATTCATTTGTTGAATAA
- a CDS encoding GerMN domain-containing protein: protein MAEKQSILNPEMKRKILAVMRILLLTAALVYLLIFISNNLFVDDQINVYFSTEDAQYLVAEQREIIEDDDLYFQIIAELNKGPESENLSATIPEEVELLEYDLDEDVLILNFNSALRENHWGGSTGELLTIYSIVNSYTALNEVQSVQILLEGQEVETLVGHLDLSRPLMYNQELVTDN, encoded by the coding sequence ATGGCAGAAAAGCAAAGTATTTTGAATCCAGAAATGAAAAGAAAGATTTTAGCTGTCATGCGAATTCTTCTTTTAACTGCTGCTTTAGTTTATTTGCTTATCTTTATCTCCAATAATTTATTTGTAGATGATCAAATTAATGTCTATTTTTCAACAGAGGATGCTCAATATTTAGTTGCCGAGCAGAGAGAAATTATTGAAGATGATGATCTTTATTTTCAGATCATCGCAGAGCTAAATAAAGGACCCGAGTCTGAAAATCTTTCAGCTACAATACCAGAGGAAGTGGAGTTGCTGGAATATGATTTAGATGAAGATGTTTTAATATTAAATTTCAATTCAGCTTTAAGAGAAAACCACTGGGGTGGAAGCACTGGTGAACTATTAACTATCTATTCTATAGTTAATAGCTATACAGCTTTAAATGAGGTTCAATCAGTACAAATTTTACTGGAAGGTCAAGAAGTAGAAACTTTAGTTGGTCATCTTGACTTGAGTCGCCCTTTAATGTACAATCAAGAACTAGTTACAGACAATTAA
- a CDS encoding ABC transporter ATP-binding protein, whose translation MVDDYILEIKDLKKSFGSFEALKGIDLKVNKGEIIGLLGPNGAGKTTTIKIIIGLLKADSGEINIFSENIISGLPGWIKEKIGVVFEESNLYHRLSAYDNLIFFARINNVKKAKVEELLKEYKLFDVRKKAVKNFSKGMKKRLMICRSLLAEPEILILDEATGGLDPISAEIIRKKISQLKNEGKTVLLSTHYLEEADRLCDRVAFINKGNLIALDKPSIFKDNLQQDFLELIFAYDPFSLNKKSLKRQLEVLLKKGEEFKIEEDNFYLKLFVEENLFKRLNQITDQYKLVDLKNREGDLQEVFKQINS comes from the coding sequence ATGGTTGATGATTATATCTTAGAGATCAAAGATCTCAAAAAAAGTTTCGGCAGCTTTGAAGCTTTAAAAGGTATTGATTTAAAGGTTAATAAAGGTGAAATCATTGGGCTCTTAGGACCAAATGGAGCTGGAAAAACAACAACTATTAAAATTATTATCGGACTTTTAAAAGCAGATAGTGGAGAGATCAATATTTTTAGCGAAAATATAATATCTGGGCTGCCCGGTTGGATTAAAGAAAAAATAGGAGTTGTTTTTGAAGAAAGCAATTTGTATCATCGGCTTAGTGCTTATGATAACCTGATTTTTTTTGCCAGAATAAATAATGTTAAAAAAGCTAAGGTTGAAGAGCTTTTAAAGGAATATAAATTATTTGATGTTCGCAAAAAAGCTGTCAAAAACTTTTCTAAAGGTATGAAAAAAAGGTTGATGATCTGTCGTTCTCTTTTAGCAGAACCAGAAATATTAATCCTTGATGAAGCAACTGGAGGTCTTGATCCAATTTCTGCAGAAATAATAAGAAAAAAGATTTCTCAATTAAAAAATGAGGGTAAAACTGTTTTATTAAGTACTCATTATTTAGAAGAAGCTGATCGCCTCTGTGATAGAGTAGCTTTTATAAATAAGGGAAATCTGATTGCACTGGATAAACCATCGATCTTTAAAGATAATTTACAACAGGATTTTTTAGAACTGATTTTTGCTTATGATCCTTTTTCTTTAAATAAAAAAAGTTTAAAAAGGCAGTTAGAAGTTTTGCTTAAAAAAGGTGAAGAATTCAAAATTGAAGAAGACAACTTTTATCTTAAGCTATTTGTTGAGGAGAATCTTTTTAAAAGGCTAAATCAGATTACTGACCAATACAAATTAGTTGATCTTAAAAATAGAGAAGGAGACCTACAGGAAGTTTTTAAACAGATTAATTCTTAG
- the murI gene encoding glutamate racemase yields MDDSKRAIGLLDSGVGGLTVAREIFKLLPGEDIIYYGDTLHLPYGPKKLSEVREYVENIIAYLKQEKNVKAVVIACNTGSSAALDYVKQKFEIPIFGMIDSAAKKAVKVSQNNKIAVIGTEGTINSQAYQKAIKYESAESEIFAKACPGFVKLVEAGKFSGPEVEKTAYRYLESIIKAKVDVLILGCTHFPYLMPVLAKVMGKDVMLVNPAQETALKFRKELNKANLLNKDIFLNKDIVEGEHKFIVSDESRISKSFLEHGRRFLKLDNLEFKEENIFLALKNRGGNLNNA; encoded by the coding sequence TTGGATGATTCTAAAAGAGCAATTGGTTTGCTTGATTCAGGTGTTGGAGGTTTAACAGTTGCTCGCGAAATATTTAAGCTATTACCTGGAGAGGATATAATTTACTATGGTGATACTTTGCACCTGCCTTATGGTCCTAAAAAACTCTCTGAGGTTAGAGAATATGTAGAAAATATAATAGCTTATTTAAAACAAGAAAAAAATGTTAAAGCTGTTGTAATTGCTTGTAATACTGGTAGTTCAGCAGCTTTAGATTATGTAAAGCAAAAATTTGAAATTCCGATCTTCGGAATGATCGATAGTGCGGCCAAAAAAGCTGTTAAAGTTAGTCAGAACAATAAAATTGCGGTTATAGGTACTGAAGGGACTATAAACAGTCAGGCCTATCAGAAGGCTATTAAGTATGAATCAGCAGAGTCAGAGATTTTTGCAAAAGCCTGTCCGGGTTTTGTAAAATTAGTAGAAGCAGGAAAGTTTTCTGGCCCTGAGGTAGAAAAAACTGCTTATAGATATTTAGAATCAATTATAAAAGCGAAAGTGGATGTATTGATTTTAGGCTGCACCCATTTTCCATATTTAATGCCTGTTCTAGCAAAGGTTATGGGAAAAGATGTAATGCTTGTTAATCCTGCTCAGGAAACAGCCTTAAAGTTCAGAAAAGAATTAAATAAAGCTAATTTATTGAACAAGGATATCTTTTTAAATAAAGATATTGTTGAGGGGGAACATAAATTTATTGTAAGTGATGAGAGTAGAATATCTAAAAGCTTTTTGGAACATGGAAGACGTTTTTTAAAGCTGGATAATTTAGAATTTAAAGAAGAAAATATTTTTCTTGCTTTAAAAAACAGAGGGGGAAATTTAAATAATGCGTAA
- a CDS encoding sensor histidine kinase, producing the protein MTILSDDFYFLFNDLKQIAFTFNKADEFGAVNKKMADFCGLKIEELENKNISVILNQEDSLKIKNFNQKIFESGERKKKKIILEINNKKKNVEVDVIPHQNYEQEIDYLLCLAVDITDKIKKENIFFRNRERYRTLFDQAPLAFVVYDRQTNIIDWNQRAEEIFGWEKEEVLDKNFNLLVPEDYYSEVTEMTEKLFSGFQNYNNNINKNVSKDGNEIYCEWNNAIIRDQEDNIIEVISIARDITERLRAEEKIKKQNEELEYSKLRTQFFANISHELKTPLNLIFSSLQLLEFYLYNSQTYKDKDKINNYLKSIKNNGFRLLRLVNNLIDITRIEVDAFSLHRGNFDIVKLIREIVNTVSDYLEEKERDFKFICDLDSAVIACDPFNIERVILNLISNAVKFSARGDQIILTLQKVDEAISLSVKDTGIGIEKENQAIIFDKFRQVDQSFKKKREGSGIGLSLVKSIIEMHGGKIELESDYGYYSNFKVFLPFKTIDQEIVEKESYSPDSLLNKVELEFSDINYI; encoded by the coding sequence TTGACTATATTATCAGATGATTTTTATTTTCTATTTAATGATTTAAAACAAATTGCATTTACTTTTAATAAGGCAGATGAGTTTGGTGCTGTTAATAAAAAAATGGCCGATTTTTGCGGATTAAAAATTGAAGAACTTGAAAATAAAAATATATCAGTGATTTTAAATCAAGAGGACTCTCTAAAAATCAAAAACTTTAATCAAAAGATTTTTGAAAGTGGAGAGCGGAAAAAGAAAAAAATAATTTTGGAAATAAATAATAAAAAGAAGAATGTTGAGGTAGATGTAATTCCTCATCAAAATTATGAGCAGGAAATTGATTATTTGCTCTGTCTAGCAGTTGATATCACAGATAAGATAAAAAAAGAAAATATATTTTTTAGAAATAGAGAAAGGTATAGAACCTTGTTTGATCAGGCTCCATTAGCTTTTGTCGTTTATGATCGTCAGACTAATATTATTGATTGGAATCAACGGGCAGAAGAAATTTTTGGTTGGGAAAAGGAAGAGGTTCTTGATAAGAATTTTAATCTTTTAGTTCCAGAGGACTATTATTCAGAAGTTACAGAGATGACTGAAAAGTTATTCAGTGGTTTTCAAAATTATAATAATAATATTAACAAAAATGTTTCTAAAGATGGTAATGAGATATATTGTGAATGGAACAATGCAATTATAAGAGATCAAGAAGATAATATAATCGAGGTTATTTCAATTGCGAGAGATATTACAGAAAGACTTAGAGCTGAAGAAAAAATTAAAAAACAAAACGAAGAACTAGAATACAGTAAATTAAGAACTCAATTTTTTGCCAATATTTCTCACGAATTAAAAACGCCATTAAATTTAATTTTTTCTAGTCTACAGTTGCTCGAGTTTTATTTGTATAATTCTCAAACTTATAAAGACAAAGACAAAATAAATAATTATTTAAAATCCATAAAAAACAATGGTTTTAGACTTTTGCGTCTGGTTAATAATTTAATAGATATAACACGAATTGAAGTGGATGCTTTCAGTTTGCACAGAGGTAATTTCGATATAGTTAAACTTATTAGAGAAATTGTGAATACAGTTAGTGATTATCTTGAAGAGAAAGAAAGAGATTTTAAATTTATTTGTGATTTAGATTCTGCTGTTATTGCCTGTGATCCTTTTAATATAGAAAGAGTTATTTTGAATTTAATTTCTAATGCTGTCAAGTTTTCTGCTAGAGGAGATCAAATAATTTTAACTCTCCAGAAAGTTGATGAAGCTATATCATTATCTGTTAAAGACACTGGAATTGGAATTGAAAAAGAAAATCAGGCAATAATTTTTGATAAGTTTAGACAGGTCGACCAAAGTTTTAAGAAAAAAAGAGAAGGCAGTGGAATTGGACTTTCTTTAGTTAAATCAATAATCGAAATGCACGGTGGCAAAATAGAGCTAGAAAGTGACTATGGTTATTATAGCAATTTTAAAGTTTTTTTGCCGTTTAAAACTATTGATCAAGAAATAGTTGAAAAAGAAAGTTATTCTCCTGATAGTTTGTTAAACAAAGTAGAACTAGAATTTAGTGACATTAATTATATATAA